The candidate division WOR-3 bacterium genomic sequence GGGTTGGCGAAGGTTGTCCGGCCAATCGTCACCTGCGGGTTCAAAACACCACCTCGTTGAGCCGCACGACAGGCCCCTGCTCGCAGAACCGGATGTGCCCGCCGCCCTTCTTGGGCAGGGCGCAGCAGTAGCAGATGCCGGTGCCACACCCCATCCGCTCCTCGACAAAACCCCAGACGGGAATGGGGTCGAGTCGCTTGACGAGGTCAGCAAGCATCGGCCTCGGCCCGCAGGCAAACACTACTGACGGCTGACGGCTGGCCGCTGACCGCCTTCCGCCACTTTGCACTTTGCATTGCGTCTCAGCCAGTTCCGTCACCATGCCATGGAATCCTGCGCTGCCGTCGTCAGTCGCAAGGCTGACCGGAAGCCCCAGCGCCCGAAACTCCTTAGCCAACAACAACTCGTCCTTGGCGCGAGCGCCGAGCAGGACCCGCAACCGGTTGTTGCGCTTCAGTCGCCGCGCAAGTAAGAGGAGTGGAGCGGTCCCTATCCCGCCGCCGCAGAGCAGAATCTCCTTGCGATGCGGCTCCGGTGCGGGCCGGCCCAATGGCCCGAGCACGTCGAGTTCGTCGCCCGCGCGCACGCGGCCAAGCAGCGCGGTGCCGCGACCGACCACGCGGAATAGAAGCCGTACTCGACTCCGTTCTACATCGCAGACTGAGATCGGCCGCCTCAACAAAGGGTCGACCCCGTCCGAAACCCTGACATT encodes the following:
- a CDS encoding dihydroorotate dehydrogenase electron transfer subunit → MKPIRCPVVQARGLCAGVFSLWLEAPEIARRVSPGQFLNVRVSDGVDPLLRRPISVCDVERSRVRLLFRVVGRGTALLGRVRAGDELDVLGPLGRPAPEPHRKEILLCGGGIGTAPLLLLARRLKRNNRLRVLLGARAKDELLLAKEFRALGLPVSLATDDGSAGFHGMVTELAETQCKVQSGGRRSAASRQPSVVFACGPRPMLADLVKRLDPIPVWGFVEERMGCGTGICYCCALPKKGGGHIRFCEQGPVVRLNEVVF